Proteins from a genomic interval of Medicago truncatula cultivar Jemalong A17 chromosome 3, MtrunA17r5.0-ANR, whole genome shotgun sequence:
- the LOC11422530 gene encoding TLC domain-containing protein 2 gives MAKKEMEEGGKRNAIELFFLTTLILWLASVSFQIILTHQTRLLYIIAGSFFYQTSNSLIRYFSPKSSLSDPLFVNTAVSLIHSLVTSSSVIFILSKQWLNNGLSGMFDHSQLVEGTWSWAFEALCFSCGYFAYDQWDMLHYRLYSGWIPSILLHHLVLLICFTLALYRNITINYLILTLICELHSIFLHVRKVRRMAGIRDARSVIVKLEWFLNWTTFFVARCVSHVLITAKLIKDAHKFGKGVELPLALFGMAGMNILNIGLGMDLLKAFKRERKSQHANHRQHHE, from the exons ATGGCGAAGAAGGAGATGGAGGAAGGTGGAAAACGGAACGCGATTGAGCTATTCTTCTTGACCACTCTCATACTCTGGCTTGCCTCTGTTTCTTTCCAGATTATTCTCACACACCAAACACGACTTCTCTACATCATCGCCGGTTCCTTCTTCTACCAAACATCCAACTCCCTTATCCGTTACTTCTCCCCAAAATCATCACTCTCTGATCCTCTCTTCGTTAACACCGCCGTCTCACTTATCCACTCCCTCGTCACCTCCTCCTCag TGATCTTCATCTTGTCCAAACAGTGGTTAAACAATGGGTTGAGTGGAATGTTTGACCACTCGCAGTTGGTTGAAGGAACTTGGTCATGGGCATTTGAAGCATTGTGTTTTTCCTGTGGTTACTTCGCATATGATCAGTGGGATATGCTTCATTACCGTTTATATAGTGGTTGGATCCCTTCTATCCTTCTGCATCATCTCGTTCTCCTTATCTGCTTCACTCTTGCTTTGTATCGAAACATCACCATCAACTACCTTATTCTCACGCTAATCTGTGAG CTGCATTCCATCTTTCTGCATGTGAGAAAGGTGAGACGAATGGCCGGTATTCGCGATGCAAGGAGTGTTATTGTTAAGTTAGAATGGTTTCTGAATTGGACCACCTTCTTTGTGGCAAGGTGTGTGTCTCACGTTCTCATCACAGCGAAACTCATCAAGGATGCTCACAAATTTGGAAAGGGTGTGGAGTTACCACTGGCTCTGTTTGGTATGGCTGGGATGAATATTCTCAACATTGGTCTTGGCATGGATCTCTTAAAAGCTTTCAAGAGAGAGAGGAAGTCTCAACATGCTAATCATCGTCAACATCATGAATGA